A window of candidate division TA06 bacterium contains these coding sequences:
- a CDS encoding roadblock/LC7 domain-containing protein, translating to MKETLNQINEISGVKGSLVVDNEGLVIASNLMSGLEERTISAMVAGIYQEIIRAIRPTEGAELSGVQLSASEGSIIFLCAPECILTVITEPGANIGLVSIKMKASLERLMKIL from the coding sequence ATGAAAGAAACACTGAATCAAATAAACGAGATCTCCGGGGTCAAAGGCAGCCTGGTGGTGGATAACGAGGGTTTGGTGATCGCCTCCAACCTGATGTCGGGCCTGGAGGAGAGGACCATCAGCGCCATGGTGGCCGGTATCTACCAGGAAATAATCCGGGCCATTCGGCCGACCGAAGGAGCGGAGCTTTCCGGGGTGCAGCTTTCGGCCAGCGAAGGCAGCATCATATTCCTGTGTGCGCCGGAATGCATCCTGACCGTGATCACCGAGCCCGGGGCCAATATCGGCTTGGTCTCAATCAAGATGAAAGCCAGCCTGGAACGTTTAATGAAAATTTTATGA
- a CDS encoding roadblock/LC7 domain-containing protein, giving the protein MTNLQFVISEEVTIAVEREMAVYIKSSRAKCAILLSKNGHLISQSGYITDFNLQPISALIGGIFSSTQALAHLVHEEKFKVMFQEGSKWNVYFCLVAEHFILATIFDKSTVVGMIRHAAAEAEKTLAPHLEKTLSDEGDNAPLADEEIAEPASAGRQEKQEIILPDLNKEVEDALSKLFS; this is encoded by the coding sequence ATGACCAATCTCCAGTTCGTCATCTCGGAAGAGGTCACCATAGCGGTGGAACGGGAGATGGCCGTGTACATCAAGTCCTCCCGGGCCAAATGCGCCATCCTTTTGTCCAAGAACGGTCACCTAATCAGCCAGTCCGGTTATATCACCGATTTCAACCTACAGCCGATCTCGGCCCTGATCGGAGGCATCTTTTCTTCCACCCAGGCCCTGGCCCATCTGGTGCATGAGGAAAAGTTCAAGGTGATGTTCCAAGAGGGCTCGAAATGGAACGTCTATTTCTGCCTGGTAGCCGAACATTTTATTTTGGCCACCATCTTTGATAAATCAACGGTGGTGGGCATGATCCGCCATGCCGCCGCCGAAGCCGAGAAAACCCTGGCTCCGCATCTGGAAAAGACCCTGAGTGACGAAGGCGACAACGCCCCTCTGGCGGATGAAGAAATCGCGGAACCGGCATCAGCCGGGAGACAGGAAAAGCAGGAAATAATTTTGCCTGACCTGAACAAGGAAGTGGAGGATGCCCTGTCCAAGCTGTTCTCCTGA
- a CDS encoding GTPase domain-containing protein: MSLINYSSKEIACKLVYYGPGRCGKTTNLQYIYGKIPDEKRSSMISLATEKDRTLFFDFLPLELGTIAGYKTRVQLYTVPGQVFYNSTRKLVLQGADGVVFVADSQVDLWQENQESLHNLRDNLAGLGMDIYKIPLVMQYNKRDLSNIMPVADLNAGLNFRRAHHFEAIATTGVGVFDTLKTISALVLQSLSAKYKK; the protein is encoded by the coding sequence ATGTCTTTAATCAACTATTCATCCAAAGAGATCGCCTGCAAGTTAGTCTATTACGGGCCGGGCCGCTGCGGCAAGACCACGAACCTTCAGTATATCTACGGAAAAATTCCGGATGAGAAGCGAAGCTCCATGATCAGCCTGGCCACCGAAAAGGACCGCACCCTGTTCTTTGATTTTTTGCCTTTGGAACTGGGAACCATCGCCGGTTATAAGACCAGGGTCCAGCTTTACACCGTGCCCGGCCAGGTATTCTACAACTCCACCCGCAAATTAGTGCTGCAGGGTGCGGACGGAGTGGTGTTCGTGGCCGATTCCCAGGTGGACCTGTGGCAGGAGAACCAGGAGAGCCTCCATAACCTGCGGGACAACCTGGCCGGCCTGGGGATGGACATTTACAAGATACCTTTGGTGATGCAGTACAACAAACGGGACCTGTCAAATATCATGCCGGTGGCCGACCTGAACGCCGGGCTGAATTTCAGGCGGGCCCACCATTTCGAAGCGATAGCCACCACCGGGGTTGGGGTGTTTGACACCCTAAAGACCATCAGCGCGCTGGTGCTGCAGTCGCTTTCCGCCA